A region of Aquila chrysaetos chrysaetos chromosome 13, bAquChr1.4, whole genome shotgun sequence DNA encodes the following proteins:
- the LOC115349762 gene encoding D(1) dopamine receptor-like — translation MDGFYSSVEGDGQDVINDTSSRKSWAEEGNSELSFRVVTAALLFLLILTTLLGNTLVCVAVVKFRHLRSKVTNFFVISLAVSDLFVAVLVMPWKAATEVAGFWPFGAFCDVWVAFDIMCSTASILNLCIISVDRYWAISNPFRYERKMTQHVAFIMIGVAWLLSLLISFIPVQLKWHKDRELLSQQEPGFNITGEEENCDASLNRTYAISSSLVSFYIPVAIMIVTYTRIFRIAQRQIRRISSLERAVEHAQNCHSSDCPHDASLKNSFKKETKVLKTLSIIMGVFVFCWLPFFVLNCMVPFCNLDLREPGELPCVSKTVFNIFVWFGWANSSLNPIIYAFNADFRRAFATILGCGCLCPSNAVETVNFSNELVSYHHDTTYQKEVVTLSYPQLLPHAPLQMENNEVSFDKVSQVSEPSHNICPVDALPAVMHVECETAVSLEKITPFTSNAFD, via the coding sequence ATGGATGGGTTTTACTCCTCCGTGGAAGGAGATGGGCAGGATGTGATCAATGACACCAGTAGTAGGAAGAGCTGGGCAGAGGAAGGCAACTCCGAGTTGTCCTTCCGTGTGGTGACAGCAGCGTTACTCTTCCTTCTCATCCTCACCACGCTCCTGGGTAACACCCTGGTGTGTGTCGCAGTGGTCAAGTTCAGACACTTGCGCTCTAAGGTCACCAATTTCTTTGTTATCTCCTTGGCAGTTTCTGACCTCTTTGTGGCTGTACTGGTGATGCCCTGGAAGGCTGCCACCGAGGTGGCCGGGTTCTGGCCCTTTGGGGCTTTCTGTGATGTTTGGGTGGCTTTTGATATCATGTGCTCCACAGCCTCTATCCTCAATTTGTGCATCATCAGCGTGGACCGTTACTGGGCCATTTCCAACCCCTTCCGCTATGAGAGGAAGATGACGCAGCACGTGGCTTTCATCATGATCGGAGTGGCTTGGCTACTGTCCCTCTTGATTTCCTTCATCCCTGTGCAGCTGAAGTGGCACAAGGATCGTGAGCTCCTTAGCCAACAGGAGCCAGGTTTTAACATCAccggggaggaggagaactGTGATGCCAGCCTCAACAGGACTTACGCCATCTCATCTTCTCTCGTTAGCTTCTACATCCCTGTTGCCATCATGATTGTGACGTACACCCGCATCTTCCGCATTGCCCAGCGGCAGATCCGCAGGATTTCCTCCCTGGAGAGGGCGGTGGAACATGCCCAAAACTGCCACAGCAGTGACTGCCCTCACGACGCCTCCCTGAAGAACTCCTTCAAGAAGGAGACTAAGGTCCTCAAGACCCTCTCTATCATCATGGGCGTCTTTGTCTTTTGCTGGCTGCCCTTCTTTGTGCTCAACTGCATGGTGCCCTTCTGTAATCTCGACCTTCGTGAGCCAGGAGAGCTACCTTGTGTCAGCAAGACTGTCTTCAACATCTTCGTCTGGTTCGGGTGGGCCAACTCTTCCCTCAATCCTATCATCTATGCCTTCAATGCAGACTTTCGGAGAGCTTTTGCAACCATCCTGGGCTGTGGCTGCCTTTGCCCCAGCAATGCAGTGGAGACGGTGAACTTCAGCAATGAGCTGGTCTCCTACCACCATGACACCACGTATCAGAAGGAAGTGGTGACCCTCAGCTACCCCCAGCTTCTCCCTCATGCTCCTCTGCAGATGGAAAACAACGAGGTGTCCTTTGACAAGGTTTCTCAGGTCTCTGAGCCCTCTCACAACATCTGCCCTGTGGATGCCTTGCCTGCAGTGATGCACGTGGAGTGTGAAACGGCTGTCTCGCTGGAGAAGATTACACCTTTCACCAGCAATGCATTCGATTGA